The Pseudomonas triclosanedens genome has a window encoding:
- a CDS encoding PulJ/GspJ family protein, which produces MSSRSVQSGFTLLEAVVAMTLLVIVGGALLAWLNTGFHSVERMAAVQYRIDASRVALAHLERINPLAQPTGSVRLGPYLLEWKSQPLTSPMPVVGRYSGNPGPYDAVLFRVEARIGEEGHEEVPLFLELPGYQQVRSAQDQGVGGV; this is translated from the coding sequence CGGTGGTCGCTATGACACTGCTGGTGATCGTGGGGGGAGCGCTACTGGCCTGGCTCAATACGGGATTTCACAGCGTCGAGCGAATGGCGGCGGTGCAGTACAGGATCGATGCCTCGCGGGTTGCGTTGGCACATCTGGAGCGCATCAACCCGCTCGCTCAGCCGACTGGAAGCGTTCGTCTGGGACCGTACCTGCTGGAGTGGAAGAGCCAGCCTCTGACATCGCCAATGCCGGTAGTTGGGCGCTACAGCGGTAATCCCGGGCCCTATGACGCTGTGCTGTTTCGCGTCGAGGCGCGAATTGGTGAGGAGGGTCACGAGGAGGTTCCGTTGTTTCTGGAGTTGCCGGGGTATCAGCAGGTACGCAGTGCACAGGATCAGGGAGTGGGCGGGGTGTGA
- a CDS encoding prepilin-type N-terminal cleavage/methylation domain-containing protein, with product MKLRHLRGFTLLELLVVLVLTSFITVLLMQGMAYVAKVNETFLLEGQQRQARELVFGWFIDSVAAISAPERGGGSGRFRGDAKSFEAVTLASVDRREGVPVAFAFRLDATRDAPTQDADLVYVRRLEANRWPLLQLPGDAQFEYLDSLGAWHENWPPSSALVDSLPEAVALSSKREQLFLLATVQSPRRRLSVDDH from the coding sequence GTGAAGCTGCGGCACTTGAGGGGGTTCACTCTGTTGGAGTTGCTGGTTGTACTGGTGCTGACTTCGTTCATCACCGTTCTGCTCATGCAAGGGATGGCCTATGTCGCCAAGGTCAACGAGACCTTTCTTCTCGAAGGGCAGCAACGCCAGGCACGTGAGTTGGTCTTTGGCTGGTTCATCGACTCTGTGGCGGCCATATCTGCACCAGAGCGGGGCGGCGGCAGTGGGCGCTTTCGAGGCGATGCAAAGAGCTTCGAAGCTGTAACGCTCGCTAGCGTGGACCGTCGCGAGGGCGTCCCCGTGGCCTTTGCATTCCGACTCGATGCGACAAGGGATGCCCCCACCCAGGATGCCGATCTGGTCTATGTGCGCCGACTGGAAGCGAACCGCTGGCCACTACTGCAACTCCCGGGGGATGCGCAGTTCGAGTATCTGGATTCGTTGGGAGCATGGCATGAGAACTGGCCGCCATCCTCGGCGCTGGTGGATTCTCTGCCTGAGGCGGTGGCCTTGTCATCGAAGCGAGAACAATTGTTCCTGTTGGCCACTGTGCAGTCACCCCGGCGCAGGTTGTCCGTCGATGATCATTGA